TAATGGGTTtggatttgaaaaattaataatagtgaAAAATAAAGGGTGTTTTATCATGAgaaataatcatttaatttttgtgatgaacacaaaataataaatagttatttttactttttttaatggtACCAATGTGACTTTGTGGGgtagaattaattttattgtgttattcaaACACACTAGGAGTAATTTAACTTGATTttcatgaagtttttttttcctcttcctcTCCAAATTCCAATTCACTTTGCATTTACATATTCTAATGTGCAATGATCAAGTTTCGTTTTCCTAAAGTCGATCggaaaagataaaaagatgagaaagaaaggaaaagagaagaaaaaaccaAATGGCACAGAATGTCATCAGCATGCCTAAAACACTCAAAAATTTGTCCTGTGTGCTGTCGAATTGTACCATATATGCAGCAAGAAATTTGCATTCAGAGGGTCCATCTGTTGGATGTGACTTTCACAGTCACACgcacaaataaaaaagaaactctaAAACCTCACGCCTTTACTCTTATATAGTACATGCTCCTCAAAATTCTCAAACCCCTTCTTCTCTCACTCTTGCTTTCACACACACACTTCTACCTCTTCAAATGGCTCAGGTACCAATTTtcatttcacaatttttttttctttcccttggATTCCTTATGCACATCTTCATGCTTGTTTTgttacatatttattatttatatacttatatatgtatgatccatagaaataatataaaaaattatgtgatcaataattttatttaccattttttccctttctctttGTGCATGTTATCCCTCACTGGATCCACAACAGAAGGTTGTGTTAAAGGTTATGACTATGACTGATGACAAAACAAAGCAAAAGGCTATAGAAGCAGCTGCAGATATCTATGGTGGGTAGTTTGTAAAAATCAAAGCCAAATTTTCTATACCTTGAATTCATGTTAATATAAGTTAGTTATATAACCAATGATTAATTGATCTGTTTAATTTTTGGTGCTTTGATCCAAAGGGGTTGATTCAATTGTTGCTGATGTGAAGGAGCAGAAGTTGACTGTGATTGGTCAAATGGACACAGTGAAAATAGTGAAGAAGCTGAAGAAAGTAGGAAAAGTGGATATAGTATCAGTTGGACCTGCcaaggaagagaagaaggaagaaaagaaagaggagaaaaaggaagaaaaaaaagaagagaaaaaggaggagaagaaagaggagaagaaggaagaaaagaaggaagagaagaaggaggagaaaaaataatagacaATACTTGATTATCATCTGGTTTTGTCTAATTCtacccttttattttcttttctttttttttaattttgttttgcataTTTTCCCATATTCAGAAGCAATTGTTAGCTGCAAAAATTGTCTATagagtcttttattttttgctaaTGTGGGTTTCTTCTCAAATCTGTTGCTCACAATCCTTTCTGAAGCATGGATCAATCTTCAATTGCTGAGAAGGAAATGAGTTATAATAAAAGAGTATCCTAAGAATTGGCCAGTGGACAAGATACAAAGaccattaatttttaattcttccctttctctctgttttatattttctagTATAGAGAACCAGGGAAGGTATGGTAAATTGGTTGGCTTCaaaattgttatttgttatGATAATAAAATCGTAGTGCAAAACTGCAAatgatttgattattttatttttctatgttATGCAAGTGGCTCTTGCGACTTGTGACTATGATAACATGAATGCTTATGAACAGAAACCAAGAAATTTTCGATCATCAAGAAATTCCTCCTATTGGTTTGTTGTGGGTCATTTGATCTTAGCCGAATGGCACCAAAGTCCAAACTGGCTAGCGAATTCGCCATTCCAAATAAAACTGTTTTTGAGCACACAATTATGGGTTTCCAATTATTTTTCTAAGAAAGCAGACGAGTCCAGCATAGGTTTAATAAGCAAACCATGTTAAGATAATAAGATATTAATTGTACGaatatataaactaatttaCATTTACTAAAAATGACTAATTTAGTTAGtaatattaattcttttaataatttatatttccaaaataatgtttaaaatgattgggattcattttctctctttttatttcattttttctacctaattaattaatatgtattagccatattctttaattatcacacgaaaaagaataaatttatcttattacAATTTACTGTATTATTTATTGAgtacaaaagttaaaataattaaaaatattttggtaaaagaatacctaatacaaaaattaatttatatttttaaaagagtaTGATATTGAGACTGATGTATTAATTACTATTAAAAGGTTTAGACAACATCTCTCCATCAAGTTATATTTTAGAgtcatcttaaaaaaaatgttcataagaaaattatttatattaaaataaaatataatgcaacacattaatttctttcaagatgactgtataataatttaaaataaataaaatatcaaaaaataatgaaattcctACTAAAAATATGACCCGTCCCTATGATTTCTTGACCACTTCAAttcgtttctttttttaaaaaaaaagtgaatttttataaatattgatagctggaaaattcttcataaagtaaaaatttagagtattattttaatattttttctaaaagattaaaaatctaGCTTCTGTAAACAAATTTTAGCAATGTATGTGAAATTcaatatatgaaataatattttataattcaatgGTTGAATTCATAAAAGTTAACAGTTATCAGCAAGTACTTCAATAAACTAGCG
The Glycine max cultivar Williams 82 chromosome 16, Glycine_max_v4.0, whole genome shotgun sequence genome window above contains:
- the LOC100802142 gene encoding heavy metal-associated isoprenylated plant protein 39 isoform X1 — its product is MAQKVVLKVMTMTDDKTKQKAIEAAADIYGVDSIVADVKEQKLTVIGQMDTVKIVKKLKKVGKVDIVSVGPAKEEKKEEKKEEKKEEKKEEKKEEKKEEKKEEKKEEKKEEKK
- the LOC100802142 gene encoding heavy metal-associated isoprenylated plant protein 39 isoform X2, which codes for MAQVVLKVMTMTDDKTKQKAIEAAADIYGVDSIVADVKEQKLTVIGQMDTVKIVKKLKKVGKVDIVSVGPAKEEKKEEKKEEKKEEKKEEKKEEKKEEKKEEKKEEKKEEKK